The genome window agctgaaACGTTTGGTCCTTCAcgtcctccatgtttgtgtggaCACTTTGTCTGCTGACAGTGAGACCAAAGCAGCTCCATGAAGATGCTCCTCACTGAACTTCAGCTCCATCCAGCATCCAACGATTAATCGATCAGAATCGATCGACTGGCAGCTCTTCCGATGATAAAGTGACCGTTGGTGTAATTTTTCAGgagaaaacaccaaacatgTCGCAGCTCCAGCGTCTCAGACGTGACGATTCCAGGCTTCTCTTTGTCGAGTCGatgatgaactgaactgtgTGCTCTGATAAAAACAAGCATgagttttatttcctctgttaCACACAGAGGAAGGTAACAGACAGGTGTGCTGATCATGAGAAGAGTCGTGATCGGAACCTGGACTGGATCAGCCGGACCTGATCGACCTCTCCGCTGACCTGGAGTCAGTCAACCTCTGCAGCAGGTTAACAAACACGTGTCCACTTACTTTTGGCCGTTCAGTGTGTGATtgtgctctgtttttgtctgaacTCTGGTTACTCTGAAACACTGTTTAAAGGACAACCTTGAatagggcgtgtgtgtgtgggggggggggggggggggggcatgctGCCACGGTGACACAGTTCAGTAATGAAGGTGATGTAATGAGCGTCAGTGTCAGCAGATGTAACGtgataaaaacatttaacagtCGACGCCATCTGTTCAGCGTAATCCTCAGTTACTGTCTTAAAGCTGGTaatgagtaacacacacacacacacacacacacacacacacacacacacctccatcacTTCACATGgtcttccattcatttcagaaTGACACAAAAATCCACCTTTTTTCATTTGGGAACGCCTTTTGTCCCCAACAATTAACGGGTGTTtggtcacgcacacacacacacacacacacacacacacacacacacacacacacactgcctgacTGTAAATgacactgcagcctgtgagtCACCGTGATTTCGCTCAGATCTGTGGAACAGAGAGCAGATCTTACCGTCAGCAGTTAATCCAGAGCTGAGcgtttcccagcagcctctgctcTGGTCACgtttgaaatgtgtctgatgtaGTGAGCGTCAAAAACTCGCCTTTTAAAGTAGAATAAAGCTTTTAGTGTCTCCACAGGGAGCTTTGtgggtctgataaatgtcctctaGGACCCGTCAACACTGGGATGTGAAAATAAGGGACCGTCCCACGTCCCGCTTACATTAAGACAAGGGGACAGACGGGGAGTCCTGACATCACCACGAGGAAACCACCTAActatcagagcaacaaggaccCATTTAACTTCTTCCTCCAGGAAGTGACAgtcaggtggtcagaatcagacacCTGAAACCTGAGTGACGTGTTTCACAAGAATCAGGACTTTGACTGACGATGCTCCTCAGTAAGTTCAGGTCAGATGACGCGCCTGTACACGctgactcttcttcttcttcgtgttcTTTTATCGGCGACGCTGTTTGAGTGAAGGACTCTAACGTTCTccatgctgccacctgctgcagAGGGAAAACGGGAGGACAGCGGGGGAGAAGGGTAAAATATTTGCGAAAAACTTGACAGGTGTGactcatgtgatgtcacttgagtcaacGTCAGCTGAAGACAAGTCTGAAACTAAAACAACAGTTTGGAGTCTGAAGGACGTGAGCTGAGCAGACGTCTGCCGCTGCTGCAGGATACAGGCGATGTTAGCTGCTGCTAGCGTAACACACACCAGCCTCCCACCCAGCTGTTGGTGGCtgggttgcattgtgggtaacgtAGGCGTCAGGTGTGGCGTGTGTCCATCAGAGTCCCACATTGTTGTAAGAGTGGACTGATCAGTGGACGAGTCCTTTAAGGCGTCTCAGAGTTTCACTCTGGACTGACTTGTTTCATCGGCCTTCAGACTTCTGTTGGCGACGCTGCTCCTGACAAACGGAGGGACGGACgaacggacagacggacggacggactaaactgaagtgtttctgtttctgtgtttcagactctttcacacaggcagacagacatgttgCCAAAGACGCGTCTGGGGAAACGCTCTCCTCTTGGGGCCTTGGTGAGTTCCGCTTATTCGGGGATACAAACCGGCCCAGAGACGGGTGAGACAGGCagcaccatggcaacagcagcaggacaacagaccagggtcaaaggtcatcctGGGCTGAAGGTGAGCGTGCTGTCAAAGCCTCGTCAgtgttgtcatttttctgtccagtccagcagacacacGGACAGAAAGTCCCAGTTTCAGGTTTCACTTCTTCAGAGAGCCGTGACAGGAAGCCCCGGCATGTCTGCCTGACTGACAGGTGTCTCAGCCTATCACAGTGAGCCGtggctctcctctctctctctctctcaggtgtattttcagtgtggaGGAGCAGGTGAACCTTCAGGTGCGGCGGATCAGCTTGACCTCATGCAGAGTGATGTCAGCTCTTCgtctcatccctcctcctcctcctcctcctgcagcaggtctgtctcctcctgcatcGACGTCCCCAGAAGGTCAGATGTCCTCTGAGTCCTCTCAGTCAATGTCCACTTGTCTCTTCATATCTGCCAGTAAATAACTTGTGTGTCCTCTCGTCCTGCAGCCAGAGGAGTCCAGAGGAGGTGGACATGGATGAGCTGATGGCAGCCATGGTCCTCAGCAGTTTGTCCTGCAGCCCCCTACTGCACAGCCCCGCCCACCCAGACACAGCAGGTACAGCAGcagtaaacaacaacagacgatacaaacaacaacaagaagaagacCGCAAATAACAACAGAACTGATGCTGACAAACAATAAGAACAATGTTTAAcaacaagcagctgcagcaaacaaCAATAACGCtaacaaataaatacagacaacaAACGACTGCaaccaaaaacaataacaaaaacaacaactacaGTAAAACCGTAGTTataacagcagcagtcagctgGTGTTACTCGAGCCTGGTCTGTAAATCAGCAGGCtagtgttagcttagcatcagtGTTTGTCAGCTAACAGCAGAGGTCAGAGAAATATCAAAGATGTAAAACTGAAATGTCGCTCTCGATGTTTATCGTACTCACTGTTCTTTAAATACTCCGGCAGGTGAAAGCAGAGGCAGGTGTGTACAGCACCAACTAGTGGTTACTGCAGTATTTGCAGTAACAGTAATAATGCAGTGGTAGTAGTGATTCATGAGATGTATTACGTATAAATTACACAGTGAATGACACGAGGCTCCAGGAGGTAAACCAGTGACTTTTAGTCTTCAGACTGGTTTTTGTTGAGCTGGGATTCGGCTGAGTTTTAAGTTTAGGCTCAGTTTGTTTGACTCCTTGTGTTTCAGCTCCCCTGATGGACTGCGGTGGCGGCGAGCTCTCTGACGGCGGCAGCAGCGGCTACTGGAGCGTGGGTCACGCCAACGGAAGCCCAGCCCCCTCTCCACCAATCGCAGAGCCCGCCGTGAGCCCGACCGCACCCCCTGACGAAGGGCTGGacatggagctggagcaggTGCTGTTCGACGAGCCGGCGCCCCGGAAACGCAGGGTGAGCTGGTTTTTACGGGTTTCAGGACAAATTAAAGCCTCCACAGCCGACGGTCAGCGCTGACGCTGTTTCCTCCCGCAGAACTCGGTGAAGGCGGCCTACAGGTGTCTGTGGCCCAGCTGTGGCAAGGTGCTCACGTCAGTGGTGGGAATAAAACGACACATCCGGACGACACACCTGTGGTAAGACTCACCTGACGGACACAGAGCGTCTTTCTCTGGAAGTTTAATCCTGACAGGAAGACTTCAGAAAGAATTAAAGATTAGAAAcgtgaaaaatgatttttgtttgtttgactgtttcATTGTTTGGTTGGTCGGTTAtagatcaatcaatcagtctgcTGATGGGAACATCACGGATTGATCGATAATGAAGGGACGGTGATTCGCAGCCTCAGCTGTGACTTCCGGCtcgtttttctgtttcttcacgTCTCCATGTTTTCATTCTCGTGGCAGAAATGACTTCATCTTCAGTCCTTTGAAAAACTGCTTCCAGGTCAGATTTATTTTCTCAGCTCTGATCAGACTGAacacctttgacctttgacctctcatAGCCGCGGCGGCGAGCACGAGCGCTGTTCCCGCAGCGAGGAGGATTTTTACTACACTGAAGTTAAGCAATGGGACCAGCCGCActctccttcacttcctctaCTCTCTGGCCCCGCCCCcgcctcccccacctcctcctccccctcctcaacACCCagccctccccctccctcccctccatctccccccTCTCCAGCCTGCGGCGCTCTGAGTTGCtccgccccctcctcctctggcagCTTCTGGCAGGTCCAATCAGAGCACTCCTACCAGGTAGGGCGGGGCTTATCAACAGTGATTGACAGCGACtgtgtttgttgatttttgatagataaataattcattttattttgaattgcTTTCTTAGGCTCCACCTCCTAGTCATGTGATGTCAGCAGCGGCTTTGAACACACCCTCCTGTCGTTGGACGGCCACACCCACCAGCTGCCTCAAACAGGTAAACTCATCAAACATGAAACATCCTCAGACTTTAAGCTTTGTGACctctgagagaaaaaagattaGAGAGAAACCAAATcaaaatttgtgtttcagaactttgtttcttcttctttcccatcAATCATCTGACGACCCCTCAGATTGCTCTGCTGACCCTTTGGCAGGTCCCGGCCCTTACGTTGAGCCCCACTGGCCTAAACTAGTATATGAAGTATTTGAAAGtatctccacctgcagcagctccaataATCACACAGAATCAGAGATCAGTCACAGAAGACactttactgcacacacagtacttttactgcacgaagctgagagtactgctgtacttttactgcacgaagctgagagtactgctgtacttttactgcacgaagctgagaatactgctgtacttttactgcacaaaGCTGAgaatactgctgtacttttactgcacgaagCTGAGAgtgctgctgtacttttactgcacgaagctgagaatactgctgtacttttactgcacgaagctgagagtactgctgtacttttactgcacgaagCTGAGAgtgctgctgtacttttactgcacgaaACTGagagtactgctgtacttttactgcacgaagCTGAGAgtgctgctgtacttttactgcacgaaACTGagagtactgctgtacttttactgcacgaagCTGAGAgtgctgctgtacttttactgcacgaagCTGAGAgtgctgctgtacttttactgcacgaagCTGAGAgtgctgctgtacttttactgcacgaaACTGAGAgtgctgctgtacttttactgcacgaagCTGAGAgtgctgctgtacttttactgcacgaagCTGAGAgtgctgctgtacttttactgcacgaagCTGAGAgtgctgctgtacttttactgcacgaagCTGAGAgtgctgctgtacttttactgcacgaagctgagagtactgctgtacttttactgcacgaagCTGAGAGtgctgctgtacttgtacttcagtggAGTAATCCTTCAGTGCGTGGAGGCAGAGGTCGCTGCTGTTTCGTGCTCTTGCTTTGAGGCGTCGTGCAGTAAAACAGATTCTGCTCACTTGATGCTTCTTTACTGTCTCTTctgcacagaggacagacagacagacagacacttttGGACTTTCCTTCAGAATATTAggttactttttattttttccctctccgCTGTGCATCCCCAGCGTCTCCCTCtgttcatgaacacacacacttctctaattcacttctgttttctctcagtctggATTCTGTACAGCAGCCTATTGTTTATTTCCTCCAGCAGCCCGGAGGAGCCTGTTAAAACTGGTTTTATACTGGAGGGgggtgaagagtgtgtgtgtgtgtgtgtgtgtgtgtgtgtgtgtgtgtgtgtgtgtgtgtgtgtgtgtgtgtgtgcgtgtgcgcacgcTCCTCCCTGATGGTTTTCATTCAGCAGGAAAATCCCCTCTTGGATGGTTTGTGGTCACATTTTCCATCAAGCTGCCACAGTGCagtgctgccacctgcaggctGATGGAGGCAAGTGCAGAATGTTTTTCCaccagaggacaaacacaaaggacgtcagcagcagagtcagagacaacatgagaaaaaaaactcctcctgtttatttctgctgcagaAATAATCTGAAGGATcgaaaaaacaaactgcagaaaatcaggaagcagcaaagacagaaaacaggaagcaaGAGACAGCACGCAGACCTGaactcttcatcactgtcacactcatcctctctctcttcctcaggGTTTGCCGTTTCGGGTGCGTTCGGTCAGTGTTGGAGAGCAGTGGCTGCAGCAT of Chaetodon auriga isolate fChaAug3 chromosome 1, fChaAug3.hap1, whole genome shotgun sequence contains these proteins:
- the znf395a gene encoding zinc finger protein 395a isoform X2; the protein is MLPKTRLGKRSPLGALVSSAYSGIQTGPETGETGSTMATAAGQQTRVKGHPGLKVYFQCGGAGEPSGAADQLDLMQSDVSSSSHPSSSSSSCSRSVSSCIDVPRSQRSPEEVDMDELMAAMVLSSLSCSPLLHSPAHPDTAAPLMDCGGGELSDGGSSGYWSVGHANGSPAPSPPIAEPAVSPTAPPDEGLDMELEQVLFDEPAPRKRRNSVKAAYRCLWPSCGKVLTSVVGIKRHIRTTHLCPPPPSPPSPPSPACGALSCSAPSSSGSFWQVQSEHSYQAPPPSHVMSAAALNTPSCRWTATPTSCLKQGLPFRVRSVSVGEQWLQHQSAPCRRIRGEAKKCRKVYGVEHRDQWCTACRWKKACQRFLD
- the znf395a gene encoding zinc finger protein 395a isoform X1; amino-acid sequence: MLPKTRLGKRSPLGALVSSAYSGIQTGPETGETGSTMATAAGQQTRVKGHPGLKVYFQCGGAGEPSGAADQLDLMQSDVSSSSHPSSSSSSCSRSVSSCIDVPRSQRSPEEVDMDELMAAMVLSSLSCSPLLHSPAHPDTAAPLMDCGGGELSDGGSSGYWSVGHANGSPAPSPPIAEPAVSPTAPPDEGLDMELEQVLFDEPAPRKRRNSVKAAYRCLWPSCGKVLTSVVGIKRHIRTTHLCRGGEHERCSRSEEDFYYTEVKQWDQPHSPSLPLLSGPAPASPTSSSPSSTPSPPPPSPPSPPSPACGALSCSAPSSSGSFWQVQSEHSYQAPPPSHVMSAAALNTPSCRWTATPTSCLKQGLPFRVRSVSVGEQWLQHQSAPCRRIRGEAKKCRKVYGVEHRDQWCTACRWKKACQRFLD